The following proteins come from a genomic window of Crassostrea angulata isolate pt1a10 chromosome 1, ASM2561291v2, whole genome shotgun sequence:
- the LOC128159574 gene encoding fatty acyl-CoA reductase 1-like, whose translation MSTMDSSSRLPSIGEYYAGKNIFLTGASGFIGKVLIEKLLRSCPNVNKIFMLMRPKKSQDIDQRVEEICKCPVYDKLRKEQPNFHEKLVPIFGDITLPELGIKPEDLKLLCDNVNVVFHSAATIRFDEHLRVAVDMNVIAVRKMTVLCKQFKHLEVFIHISTAYANCDRPFIEEMVYNPPVDPQKLIDVLEWMDDDMITSITPKLIGNKPNTYTYTKHLAEHLLVKEGSDLPLAIVRPSIVGAAWKEPVPGWIDNYNGPSGLYVAAGKGILRSMKGDYRGVADIIPVDIPVNMIIAAAWYTAVTKPSSCLIYHSTTGSVNPFTWGELEGVVMNFWKKVPLDSCFRRPKAALTSSGFLHDFYTFIEHMLPAYVADLGYCLLGKRPRMVKIYNRLHKAIGTLTYFTMHSWEWSYSNLDMLTSHMSPEDKKCFYFDPRGLHWPTYIENYCLGTKKFLLNEDLSGLPAAKAHLRKLRNIRYCFNTIVLIAVWRVLIARSELARNLWYLIIGLMNRFVKFFRLTSTIHKQ comes from the exons ATGTCAACCATGGATTCCTCGTCCAGACTTCCATCAATAGGGGAATATTATGcaggaaaaaatatattcttaacAGGAGCTTCGGGATTCATTGGAAAAGTGCTGATAGAAAAACTTCTAAGAAGTTGTCctaatgtgaacaaaatatttatgttaatgAGACCAAAGAAATCACAAGACATTGACCAAAGAGTTGAGGAGATATGTAAATGTCCA GTCTATGACAAACTGCGCAAGGAACAACCaaactttcatgaaaaattagtCCCAATCTTTGGAGATATAACATTACCAGAACTTGGAATAAAGCCTGAAGATCTGAAGTTACTTTGTGACAATGTGAATGTTGTGTTCCACAGTGCTGCTACAATTAGATTTGATGAACATTTaag GGTGGCAGTAGATATGAATGTCATTGCAGTAAGGAAGATGACTGTTTTGTGCAAACAGTTCAAACACCTTGAG GTATTTATACACATATCTACAGCTTATGCCAACTGTGATCGTCCATTTATTgaggaaatggtatataatcCACCTGTGGATCCCCAGAAATTAATAGATGTATTAGA ATGGATGGATGATGACATGATCACCTCAATCACACCCAAGCTGATAGGTAACAAACCAAACACATACACCTATACCAAGCACCTGGCAGAACACCTGCTGGTCAAGGAGGGCTCGGACCTCCCCCTGGCCATCGTCCGACCCTCCATCGTAGGGGCTGCCTGGAAAGAACCTGTGCCT ggCTGGATAGACAACTACAATGGGCCCAGTGGGTTATATGTAGCA gCTGGGAAAGGGATCCTGAGGTCCATGAAGGGAGACTACCGCGGCGTGGCAGACATAATCCCGGTGGACATTCCAGTTAATATGATCATTGCTGCCGCGTGGTACACTGCGGTCACCAAACCAAGCTCCTGTCTTATCTACCACAGCACCACTGGCTCCGTCAATCCATTCACCTGGGGAGAATTAG aggGAGTTGTAATGAATTTCTGGAAGAAAGTGCCTCTTGATTCCTGCTTTAGAAGACCAAAAGCTGCCCTAACTAGCTCAGG GTTTCTTCATGACTTTTACACATTTATTGAGCACATGCTCCCAGCCTATGTAGCAGATCTTGGCTATTGCCTGCTTGGAAAACGCCCAAg GATGGTGAAGATCTACAATCGTTTGCACAAAGCCATAGGGACTTTGACCTACTTCACCATGCACTCCTGGGAGTGGTCCTACAGCAATCTGGACATGCTGACCAGTCACATGTCACCTGAGGACAAAAAG TGTTTTTACTTTGATCCCCGAGGTCTGCATTGGCCAACATACATTGAGAATTACTGCCTAGGAACCAAAAAATTTCTTCTGAATGAAGATTTATCAGGGTTACCAGCTGCCAAAGCCCATTTAAGAAA GTTGAGGAACATTCGATACTGTTTCAACACCATTGTACTGATAGCAGTGTGGAGA
- the LOC128161496 gene encoding perlucin-like yields MKLLFVLFLKAFVASAIQCPGGWAPHASSCYAFETSAREHWAMASYFCSLHEAYLVEINSATENDFLIKHLTAMGVNADFWIGLTDDSMEGTWEWLPAGANPGYTAWAPGQPDNGHNEDCALLSHSRNYLWNDDQCDNSHYFICEKEANNGNSIIIG; encoded by the exons ATGAAACTCCTGTTTGTCCTCTTTCTGAAAG CTTTTGTTGCTAGCGCAATACAGTGCCCGGGGGGCTGGGCACCTCACGCCTCGTCGTGTTATGCGTTTGAGACGTCAGCACGTGAACACTGGGCGATGGCTTCG TATTTTTGTAGCCTTCACGAGGCTTATTTGGTGGAAATAAACTCAGCAacagaaaatgattttcttaTCAAGCACTTGACTGCCATGGGAGTTAATG CCGATTTCTGGATTGGTCTAACGGACGATTCTATGGAGGGTACATGGGAATGGCTTCCAGCAGGGGCCAACCCCGGATACACTGCCTGGGCCCCTGGGCAGCCAGATAATGGTCATAACGAGGACTGTGCCCTGCTGTCTCACTCTAGGAACTATCTGTGGAACGACGACCAGTGCGACAATTCTCACTACTTCATTTGTGAGAAAGA agcgAATAATGGAAATTCGATAATTATTGGATAA